DNA sequence from the Tissierella sp. MB52-C2 genome:
AATATATCAAACTTTGTCGTTTAATAAAATAATTATAGATATTTTTGATGGTATTATTCACCACTATAGGAAAACATAATGCCATTTTCCAGCGGCTTCCAGACCCTTATCTATTTTTTATAACATTTCTATAAATGCTGATATTCTAGTAGTTAGCTGTCCAATAGTTTCTTGAGAATAGTCTGTTTCTAAATGAAGATAAGGTTTTCCTTTCTCGTTTACTGTGTGTTTTACTCTATCGCCTTCCATATTGTAAGTATGGCAGGATTGAAGGGTTATATCTATTACTCCATCTATCTTATATTCATCAATATAATCTGATATCATATTCATTCTATGGTTATTTGGACTCATACAGGCACATCCTGATTTTAGATATCTTTCAGTAAGTGCATCAAATGGATCTCCATCTTCCCTTACTTGTTCTTCCTTATCCTTTATGGATGAACACATTTCAAAACATACTACTACTCCACCATTTTCTTCGATTATTTTTATTATGTTCTCAGTGGCATCACCAAGGGGTGAACCTGTTACAAGTATTCTCTTTGCTGAAAGAGGTACTTGGCTGCCATTTTTCTCATAGTCCTCCATTATATCTCTAGTCAATTTCTCTATTCTTTCTATTTCTTTTTCCTTATCAGAGATAAATAATGTGGCTTGAATAACACGTCTTAAATCAAATCCACGAATCGGTGGTGGAGATAATTTACCTATTTCATAAAAACTTCTCAAGGCCTTTCTCTCTCTATTTCTAATCTTAATCCTATCTCTTATATCTTCATCTGTTATCTCTACATCAAGTTGCTTTTCTATGACTTCTTTTAATTTCACCATCTCAGATCTATAGTATTTAAAGGAATTAGGAGCATTGGGATTTTGAGGCAGATGCATTATGTGCATAGGTTTAAAATCACTTAAAAACTCATACATTTTTTTCTTGCCATCACAGGTTGTCTCACCTATTAACATATCTGAAAAATAGAAATAAGGACATTTATCTGCAACAGCAAATCCATAACTCGATTTAATTAGAGGACAAAGGTTAGCTGGAAGATGTTTTTCTGCATATGGAATAGTCTCTGCCGACATACCGCATAGCCATGCAGCCATAGCTCCAGAGGCTGTAATTATCTCCCATGGTGCAAACCCACAGTATACTCCTATTACCTTCTTACCTTGATCCTTTAGTTCCTTAGTAGTAATAAACCCATTTTCTCTAGCTTCTGCAAATTCATTTAACAATTGGGTAAAATCCATATTATCATCCTCCTTTATAGTATCTCCATGAATGCTTCTATTCTAGTACGAAGTTGTCCTATTTCTGCTGCCGTAATGTTAGTTTCAAGATTTAAGTATCCAATATTTTTTTCCTCTGTTATAAATCTCTTCATCAATACAGTTTCAACCCCAAATGTAAGACAGGCTTGAAGTGACAAATCAATAACTCCATCTATATTATATTTATCAATTAATTCAGATATAAGATTCATTCTTCTATTGTTTGGCGTCATTGCTGGACAGGGGATTTGTAAGTATTTTTCTGCGATTGCATCTATCGGGTCAATATCTTCATTTATTAAGTCCTGATTATCTTTCATCCAATCACAAGTCTCTAAACAAATAAGATTTCCACCTGCTTCCTCAATAATGCCAATTATCCTTTCCATTTTTTGTCCCAATGGGCAGCCAGTAAGTAGAATTCTAGGAGCATTATTCTTTCCTTTGTTATCCAGTTTAGGTTGAGATTTAATTATTTCCGTTATAGTCTTTATATCTTCTAATGCTTTCTCATTATCTAGCCTATAGCCAAAATTGGTCAATATTGTGAAAACATCTTTACTACTTATTAATTCAGTATTTTTAATCCAAGATTCATAGAAGTTCTTCAATGTTTTTCTCTCAGTATTTTTTATTTTTATTGCTTCTCTAATTTTTTCATCTAAAATCTCAATATTAAACTGCTTCTCAAGATTTTCTCTTAATCTCTGAATTTCATTTCTCCATAATGATGATTCTTCTGAACCTTGATTTTTTTGAGGTAATTGTAAAACGTATGTTGGCTTGATACTTTCTAAATACTCATACATTTTTTTCTTACCATCACAGGTTGTCTCACCTATGACTAAATCAACAGCATTAAAATATGGAGAATCAGATAAGGCTTCACCATAGCTTGATTTAACTATATTACAGATATTGCTAGGTAAAACCTTTTCTCCAACAATTACATATTCATCACTTGTATTACACATCCTAATAACCTTTGCATTGGCTGCTAATATTATTTCTTCTGGAGCGAATGAACAATATGTACCAATTATTTTTACTTCTTGATCTTTTAACTTTGCTATTTCCATGGCTAAATCGGATCTAGCGTTGATAAATCTTTCTACGATTTTCTTTATTTGCTCCATCAAATATCCACCTTTCCTTGTATATCTAGTCTTTAATTTATCAAAGATTTATCTCATATTAAAGTTTTATTAGTAGATTTTATATGACTGAAGGATAATATACGTCTTCTTAATAACATAAAAACTCCACCTATTGGCTGAAAGATTTCAGCCAATAGGTGGAGCCAAATGGTTTTTATTTGTTCCAAATAGATACTCTATTTTTTCCATATTTTTTAGATAAATAAAGTGCATTATCTGCCTCATTCAAAAGATCATCTATAACCATTCCCTCTGCAGGGATAGTACTAGCTACACCTATACTTACAGTTTGATATCTATCTATAGGGGAATATTCATGGCTTAGCTTTAAATTGTTTACTTCCTTTAATATTTCATTTGCTACTATTTCACTTTGATTTAAATCTAGTTTCGGAAATAAGATCAAAAACTCATCTCCTCCATATCTGCATGTATATCCGTCTAGAGCTGCAGCTTTTCTCTTGAGAACAGATCCCATAGCTTTTAGTAAAGCATCACCAGTTACATGACCATAGTTGTCATTAAATTCTTTAAAATAATCTAAATCTATTAGAATTAAGGATAGCTCTTCTTTCTTTTCCTTAGCATCCTTCCATAGTTTTTCAGATATTTCATTAAATTTTCTTCTATTAAATACACGTGTGAGATCATCTATTCCCGAAATAATTCTTTCTTCCTCTAGTTCACTATATATATTTTTCATATGTTTATATAAGAAAAAAACTATATACCCTATTACAAGATTTATAACTATATATAATATTATAATGTTCATATAATTATTTATTATAGTTTTAAAAATATTTGCAGAAACTTCCACGCCTATTAATCCTATATAATTACCTTCCACCGTATAAAAAGGAGCATATGCATTTATATATTCTCCCCTTTTGGTTTTAATAAAATTGTAATTTGAAATCTTGGTGTTATTCACTTCTTCAAATAATTCATTAGCCTTATCATATCTTAAGTTTTCATTATAACAGCCTTCATTATCTGCAGCATCTAAGATATATATTATATTGTTGGAATTATTAGTATCTCCTTCTTCTAATCTAGATGCTAAGTAAATACACTTATAATCTGAAATTTCCATTATAGTTCTAGCGTTCTTTTCAAATTTTTGATTTGTTTCACTCTTTAATAACTCTTCAAAGGATAGAGATTTTAGGTACACTATATCTTCATCTGTCAATTCTAGTGTATTTGCTATATATGTTGCTAAAATAATAGCCCTATCACCAACTTGCCGTTCCACATTGCGGCTTATTTTATGATTAGAGTAAAGAGTTAGACTAACTAGTATGATAAACCAAAAACTGATAATGGCTTTAAAACAGGTCTTGATATTATAATGTTTATCCTTAATAATACACATGCCCATTTACCTTATCCCCCCGTATGTATTTGGTCACTACTTTCTATTAATCATATCATAATTAGGAATAAAGTCCTATATTTTTTGCCAAAATTTGGCTACTGCTAATTTTTCATAATTTATATTACAAATCTCTGCTATATATGTTATAATTATGTAAAGAAACATTTTTAAGTAGGTAAATGATAAAATTAAATACCTATTATAAATTTTTTACTTGTTATAAGAGCTTATTACTCTATTCATGATATAAAGACTCCTTTACTCATTAGTCTAATAGCCCAGTGATAAATCTTTTATTAGACTTAACACTGGGCCCTATTACGGGAACTAATAGAATTGGAAATACATAAATAATAGAGATGATTTTTGATAATCATCTCTATTTCTTTATTTTATTTTACAATTGATAATTTCACCATTAGATTTATTTAGATTTAAACACCAATGACCTATGAATTTTATATCTTTTCGTTCTTCTTTTATGTTTTTAATTATATCTAAATAATCTTGTCCTTCAGCCTTTATTCTTTCAACTTCAATAAGTCCTATGGCTTCCAAAGATGTAGAAGTCTTTCCACAAATATGAATTATAGTTTTTCCCAATCGACTTTCAACTCTTTTTAATATATTATATGTAGATTGTCCCGATATATCTTTATATATCTTAGGTCCAACTATATCCATAGTACCTACAGGATCTGCAAAGGAAATGAAATCTACTCCTTGTTTGATTCCTGCTAGGATAAACTCTACTATACTGCTTTCTATTATTTCTAAAAGCTTATTAATCTTTTCTCTATTTTTTCTGACAGATCTATAGAACAACCCACTATCCATAATAGATGTAGCTACACTAAAGGGACCTGTTATATTGAGGATTACATTTTCTTCATTCTTCTTTAGGATATTTATTGCCCTTAGAACTTCAGCAATTCTTCCCATGTTTAAATCTATTTCTGATATATCTTCAAATAAATTTATATCATTGATTTTATATTTTTCAATCCTATTGCCTACTTTTTGATCAAAAATTACTTTTGAACCGAAAGCCTCAGCTTCTACAGTATGACAGAAAGGTAATTTACAATATTTTTCATTTCTATATTCTTTTAAAGCCTTTGCCAATATAGCCATCTCATAAGCATTTTTATTTGATTCTTCATATGATATATTTAATCCTTCTAGAATACTATCAGATATTATTTCGACTTCCTTTCCTACACATTTAAAAATACTTATAGCTCCCATATTCTCACCTTTTCTAAAAATTTAATTGAGATACAAAAACATCTTGGAAGTTTTCCCTAAGAGATAATTCCAACACTTCTATGTTTTCACTAATATTATATGTCTCCTTAAAACATCCTTTATTAATTAATGCCAACCTAGTTCCTTCTAAGGAAGTATTACCTAAAAAGCTTATATCTCCTTTAAATCCCTTAGGAATAAGCCCTATTATTTTCATATTAGAGGGATTAACATGGTATCCAAATGCACCAGCAATATATATCTTTGATATTTCTTCTATATTTAGTCCTATTTCCTCCAGCATTAAAATTACACCAGTGGCTATGGCTCCCTTTGCCAGTTGAATCTGTCTTATATCCTTTTGAGAAATATATATATCTTCTGTTATATAAAATTTCTTATCTACTAATCTATTTTCGAGTTTAGAGTTTAAATTTTTATTCCATCTTCCAGTTTTCAAGAGGATATTTCTTTTTACTAAGGCTCCTACTATGTCAATAAGCCCACTTCCGCAGATTCCTAATGGTTTATCATCTCCGATTGTATTATAGCTAATATTAAATTCCTCATCTATATCAAAGGTTTCAATTGCTCCCTTTTGTGCACGACAGCCACATTCTATATTCATCCCCTCTAGAGCAGGACCTGCCGCAGTAGATGTGGCTATTATCATTCCATCCTTTAAAACTGCCATTTCACCATTGGTGCCAATATCTATAAATACAGCTTTCTCATCGTTCTTAAAACCTGATGCCATAATACCAGATACTATATCTCCCCCTACATAGGATGAAGCCGATGGAATTATACTAAGGATGGCTTCATCATTGGCTTCAATAGATATATCTTTTGCTTTAAAATCCTTTGGATTTAAAAATATTGACCTATAGGGAGCCTTAGCCAATAAAGTTGGATCAACTCCCAGTAGGAGATGAAGCATAGTAGTATTGGCAGCAATTATAATATGATAGATATCATCTATATTATAGCTGTTCCCTGTTAAGATTTTTATTGAATTATTTATTTCATCTACTATCAATTCCTGAAGCTTAATAGCTCCTAATGGATTTTCCATACAATATGTAATTCTCGTTAACACATCTCCTCCATATTGAGTCTGAGGATTTAAGGATGACAATTTGTCTATTATTTCCCCACTGAATAAATCTATTAAATAATAAGAGATACCCGTGGTTCCAATGTCGATTCCAATTCCTAGAATATTATTTTTGTGACTCTTTATATCTAATAATTTATCCTCAAATACAACTCCCCATAATTCTTCAAAATTGTTTTTTTCTAATATACTAATTTTTCTATATAATCCTACTGAATTAAGTTCATATCCTAAATAGTCAACATATGGAATAGAACTATCTTCATTGATCCTAGGAAGTTTTTTAATTTTAACAGGACTATCTACTGAAACATGAATACTAAACCCTTTGTTAATAGTCTTTAAAATCCTTTCATTTTCCATAAGCTCCACTTCTATTTCTCCAAGTATTATTGCCATACAGGACAATCTTTCAGATTTATTCTCATCTATGATTTTTCTTTCTCTATCACTAGTTTCAGATAGTCGTCCCCTTGCTATTACCTTACACTTGCCACAAGATCCCATGCCATTACATGGAGTTTCAATCTTTAGCTTAGCTTCTCTAATAGCTTCTAGTAAAATTGTACCTTTCTCTACTTCAATATCTATATTCTCTTTAATGAATTTTACTATAGGCATTATATACTTCCTTTCACATAGTCTGTCATAGCCCTAAGATTTCCTATTGGAGTAGACATACCTAAGCCGCATGCTGGAGATACAATATCTACCTTAGAATCCATTGCATTCTTTGTAATTGAGATAATCTTGTCTATGGGCCCATTTTGTATAAGTAATGTACTTACATTGCCCATGAGTCTTGTACTAAGTTTTGATTTGGCGAATCTCATATTTACTATAGAATCAAAGCTAAGTGCTTCTACATCTAAAGAGTTTAAGCTATCAATTATTGTCTTTGCATCACCACATATATGAATGATTACAGGAGTATCTATCTCTTTCATAGCCTCTAAAAACTTAACATACATAGGCATTGCAAATTTATCAAAGTTTTTCTTACCTAATATTTCACCTGTTGCTGTAGGGTCTGAAATTGCAATAAGATCAGCACCTACTCCTACCATTTTTCTTGCGTATTCTATCAGATAATTATTCACATATTCAATAAATCTATATGCTTCATCAGGTTCTTTTCTTAGCATTTTAAACAGTTTAAGAGGATCTACAATTGAAGTGGCTGTGCTTATTGGTCCTGTAATATTTCCAATTACAGGAATTTCATCGTTCCTTAACCTTTCAATTGCTTTGATTACAGTCTGACCCTTTGAATTTATAGATAATTTGGGATTGAAATTTCTCATAATTTCTTCCAAATCAGAATCATTATATTTTAGTATCCTTGGTTCGTTGTTTTTATCACCTTCACTAATGACTACACCAAAAGGCTCTGATTCGCAAGTCATACAAAAAGGTACCCCATAGTTTTCAAACCCTATGATTTCTCTCACTTTAATAGCAGTAGACACCATAGCATCTAAATCAGTATTATGATTATCATTTATCTCTCCTAAGAGTTCTGTAACTGCTGCATTCATCATGCCTCCGGGACATATTACAGGAGGTCTATCTACGTTCTCACCCCTAAGGATTTTTAGCAATCTCTCTTTTTCATTCATTATATTTTCTCCTAATCTTCACTAAATAATAGTTCTTCATTGATAGGATAGCTACCATATATCCTGGCCGCATCCATTAATGCATCAATATTTTCCATTGGCGAATCCTTTGGAATCTGACATCCAGAACTAAGTATATATCCTTTTTTAGTTCCATAAGTCTTTCTAATACATTCTTTGCCCGCTCTAAGTACATCTTCCCTGGTACCTTTTTGTATTACATCAACTGGTGGAATATTTCCTGATATTGTAATTCTATCTCCCATTATTTCCTTAGCATCTTGAAGATCTTCTACATTATCTATGCTAAAACTTGAAATCCCCGTATCCATAACAGATTCCCAGATACCTTTGCTTTTACCACAAATATGAATTGAAAGACTACATCCTGTCAAGGATTTCATCTTATCCACATTTTTCTTAATATATGGTGCGGAAAATTCATTAAATTGTTTAACACTTATTAGACTTGTGGATGAAACAGGATCTGATAATCCTACTCCTATACCTAGTTCTGCAGCCTTTTCTATAAACCTATTATTAGATTCAGTTACTATCTCCATTAATGTATGAACCTTATTTGGATATTTTAGCATCCATTTTAATAGATTTTCCGTACCAACCACCGAAGCAGCAGTGCTAAAAGGTCCAGCCAATCCTGCTCCAACATTTACCTCATGTCCTATCTTATCTTTTATAATCTGTACAGCCTTGAGAACTAAAGGTAGTTTGCCATCCTTTTCAGGGTTGGAAGGTTTTAAACTTTCTATTTCATCTACATTTTTTATAGCAGGTGCATCCATAAGTGAAATATTATTATCAGGATAATACATTTTTGAACCCATGGCCTCCGCAACTCCCCTTAAAGTAGCTGAGACACTTACACCATCATGTCTTAATCGTTTAAACAATGCTATCTCTAGTTCTGCCATTCTCTCTGCTGAATGATAATATTCTTTTAGAGTGATACCTATAAATGGTGCCATAGTCACTCCCATATGTGGATTGCACGGTATACGATCTATTTCAAGTCCTTGAGCGAAGGCTGTCATTCTTTCCTTTGGAGTCATTTGATCCTTTTTCAATTTTACCCCTCCAATCAATTAATTAGCTATCATTGATTTCATTCTCTTTACTGCTTCATTTGCATCTGCAGTATATGCATCTGCTCCAATTTCATCTGCAAATCTTTGGGATATAGGCCCTCCACCAATCATTACCTTATATTTATCTCTTATATTTTTTTCCTTTAAGGTATCTATTACAGTTTTCATCCCCATCATAGTAGTTGTCATCAGAGTTGACATACAGATAAAGTCTGCTCCTACTTCTTCTGCTACTATGATAAAATTTTTTAATGGGACGTCTCTGCCTAAGTCATATACCTCAATACCTGATGATTCGGTCATTATTTTGACCAAATTCTTTCCTATATCATGGGTATCTCCTTCCACAACTCCTATAACTACCTTAATAGGATTGTCTGTAGCTTCTGCCTTTATATGGGGTTTCAATATATCTAATCCTATGTTTAATGTATCTGAACAGGTAAGCACCTCTGGTAAAAAGTATTCTTGCTCTTCATAGAGTTGTCCAACCTTATCCATTCCTACTACCAAGCCTTTGGTGATGGTTTCATCAGCCGGTATGGATAACTCTAGTGATCTATTGCAAAGTTCCTCTACTAATTCATCCTCCATCTCTACCACGGCTTCACTTATTTCTCCAAATAATTTTTCTTTGTTCATCCTTTAACCTCCTTGATTTGCTAGACTTATTAATTACCATTGTATATTAATTGACAATTGTATTCTAATTGTGATTATCTATCAATGTTATGATTGCTATAGAATAAAATAATATGTTTTGAATTTAACAAACCTGCTCATAGTCTTATTTATGTACTTTATTTCTTCTACATATAATTTTTTATCCTATCTAGTTGATAAATAAGAATTTACAAAGAACCAGTGAAATTTCTTCTCTGGTTCTTTGGTTAACCATTATTAATTTAAGTAATAATCATCAAAAATATGTCTTATTTACTATCTACCTTGCCAATCTAGTCATTAAATAATTTATATGCACCACCATAAAATTCATTAAATTTTTCTTTAAACTCATCTGTTTGTGTAACTTCAATTAAAGCCTTTACCCACTCTACATCAACATTTTCTGGTTGTACAACTAGGCCTGTTGGAAATTGAGTAGAACTTTCATCTTCATAAAGATATACTTTTGGATCAAATCCAGCCATCTTCATTGTACTGGAGAAAGTTATTATTGCATCTACATCTTCAATACTTCTAACTGTTGCAGTAGTTTCCGTTTCAATCAATTTTACATTTTTAGGATTATCCTCAATATCTAATAGCGAATAAAAATTTCCTGTTTTCTCACCTAAAGTAATAAGGCCTGCATCTCTAAGCACCCTCAAACTTCTATCCATATTAGTAGGGTCACCTGCTATTGCGATTTGGGCATTTTGTGGCAATTCATCTATACTATTATATTTAGATGAATATACTGCAAAATAAGAATAGTAAACATAAGGCTCTACCATAGTAAGATTAGTATTATTTTCTTGGTTAAAAGTATTTATCCAAGGTAAGTGATTGAGAATCAGACTATCGATATTACCTTCCTTAAGAGCTACAGCAGGAAGATGATTACCATCAAATACAGTTACCTCTAGGTCGTAGCCCTTTGACTCAAGCAATTCCTTCATTATTTGAACCGCTGGTTCATTTAGGGGCATACATCCAACTGTAAATTTTTTCTTTTCTTCTATCTTAGTTTTATTATCTAGTTCATCATCTGAATTAACTATAACATCCTGCTTTTTATCATCTTCTCCACAAGCCGTCAATATGGTAGATAAGATTATCAAACTCATCATAAAAATTAGTATTCTTTTTCTCTTTTTCATTATTTCGCCTCCATTGACTATTTTACTTTTATTTATAGTTATCTAGACCCTTTATACCTATGTATGCTCCATCATCATAGTTTTTGTTATATTCAATATTTAAAGTATCCTCTAAATTATTTTCTTTAAGCTTTTTCTCAATTATTTTCTTCTGAGGATTTCGCTCCAAAGGATTTACAGTCTGCTTTATTCCATCTAATATAGTTGCAAATTTATTAAATGGAACTCCTATAGCCAGCTCATCTCTTTTCCACTGCGCTAAAAATCTTGTGCCAGAACACATCATTGATATATTAATCTCGTTAGTTTCAAATGGAAAGGAAGTGCATTCCTGACATAATGCCTGCATTCCTGCCATTTTTATCCCTTTAGCTTGTCCATTATGATAGGCATTCCCCTGTATAATTCTCATGGCATTATATGGATCGGTTATTATTATAACTACGTCTGGGTTTTCTTCATATTGTTCTAATGGCATTATTCCAACTCCATAAATCTCATGCTGGCAATATACCATATCCCTTGATAAACTTCTGCTAATGCATAAATCTTTATATGACCCATTTTCTGAACGTCTTCTCCCTGATATAGTTCCATTATTCGGTTTTAATAAACCTAATGCCATAGCTGCACCAAGACATGCGAAGTTTTTCAAACAAACCTTATAGGATTTACCCCGTGATGCATTTCTTACCATGGTACAATACGCCATCATATTATCTATTGTGTTGGCTTTAAATTCATCATATTCTTCCTTTTCAAATATAAATTTTATACCTACTGCTTTTCTCTCTAATTCCAATAAAGATTCTAGCAAAATTGAACTAGTATTAATATCTAACATATTTAATTTTCACCTCCTGAATCTATAAGAATTTTTTATATAACCAGGACCCAATTGCCTGAGTAATTATTACCATTATAAATAGTATAAATACAGATGTATAAAGTATTGAATTATTAAAGCTTTGATATCCATAGTTCAAAGCTACAGCACCTAATCCTCCTCCTCCTACTGCTCCTGCTATAGTTGTACTTGCAATATAAGTAATTGTAGACATGGTAGCAATGGATATTATAGAGGGTACAGATTCCTTAACAATAATCTTAAATATAATCTGCATATCTGTTGCACCAAAGGATCTAGCTGCTTCTACAAGCTGCTTGTCCACTTCTCTAAAGCTATTTTCCAGCATTCTTGCAATAAATGCAGTTGCAGCAATAGATAAAGGCAATATAGCCGCCTTTTCACCTACAGTAGTGCCTACAATCTTTCTAGTTAAAGGAGATATGGCAACAATAAGTATCAATATTGGAAACGACCTTATGGTATTAACAAGGAAATCAAGTAGCTTATATATCTTCTTTTTAGGATTTAAACCGTCTGGTCCATAGATTGTAAGCAATATTGCAAGACCAAATCCCAAGGCAAATCCAATAGTTACTGTGGCTATAACCATCCTCAATGTGGCAAAAATAGATGGTCCAATTATCTTTTTAAAATATTTTAGCCATAGTGTCCAAAATTCACTATTCAACATATTTCCTCCTCTCCTAAGAATTCCTCATCTAATTCAAAATATTTCCAAATAACATTTTTTTCATCAAGATACTTCCTTACATTATTAAATTCATCATTGGGTATATTTATTATTATTGAACCTAATGGACTATTTTTATAGTTTTCCATCTCTCCGCCTAATATTATGCAGTCTATATTAAGCTCCCTTGCCATCTTTGTAATAATAGGCTGAGAAGCATTATCTTGAGAATAAAATATCTCGATATTTACTCCTATTTCAGGTAAAGCTATTTCCTTCTGTCCTATAAGGTTCTTTAAGGCTGGAGGTTGATTTAGAAACACTTTATCTACTGGTCCAACTGCCTCAATCCTTCCATCTTCAATAATTGCTATTTCTTCGCATATACTTCTCAAAACGGGCATTTCATGGGTAACAATCACCATTGTTATTCCTAAATCTTTATTAATCTTATTCAACAATGAGATTATAGATTTAGTACTTTTAGGATCTAATGCGGATGTTGCTTCATCACATAAAAGTATCTTAGGTTCCATGGCTAATGCTCTTGCTATTGCAACCCTTTGCTTTTGCCCTCCTGATAATTCTCTAGGTTTTGAGTTGATTTTATCTGGTATATCTATTACCTCCAACAATTCCCGTACCCTTTTGTCTATAAAGGATTTGTCATAATTCCAGCATCTCAAAGGCAAAGCTATATTCTCATAGACCGTCAGCCTTTCCAGCAATGAGAAATGTTGAAATATCATACCTATATCCTTTCGAAAACTTCTTAGTTCCTTTTCTGAAAGATTTTTTACATCAACATCACCTACATATAAACTTCCTTCATTATATTTCTCCAAGCCATTTATGCATCTAAGCAAGGTTGATTTTCCGGTTCCGCTTCTTCCCACTAATCCAAATATTTTGCCTTCTTCAATTTGTAAATCTATACCTTTTAATACTTCCAAATTACCATAGAATTTCCTAAGGTTTTTAATTTCTATCATATTTTCACTGTCTTCCTTTCCTTCCCATAATCTGATTTTTTCCCTTAATCAATAAAGTTCTTATTAGTTAACTTTTAACATCTTTTATCAGTGTATATTAATTTTAAAAGCTAATCTAATTGTTTTTCCAAATACTAACAGTTCAATTTATAGCTACAATTTATGGTGAAATCATCGCTAAAATTCTTTTATATTTATTAAATGTAATATTATTAATCTAATTATGGGTGAATTTACTACAAAGTGTAAAATAGCTAGTATTAATAGAGTATTATTCAATAAATTACTGTCTTTTATATGGTTAATTCATTTGCCCAAATACTATTTTCAATTAATGACTTTAATTGCAGTTCAGAGGATTTTCCAAATGAAAGCCTATCTATCATAGCATTTGCTGCGGGATGATAATATTCTCCTCTTTCTTCTGCTTCTTTACCTGCATTTTTAGCTTTTTCTATTATAGTTAAATCTTTTAATCTAATCTCATTTGGTATGGGATTTAATAGTAATGTTTTTTCTCCTAAAGGTTGTCCACTATATTTACCTGTAAGTTTAATTGACTTAGTGGTTAGCATAAA
Encoded proteins:
- a CDS encoding double-cubane-cluster-containing anaerobic reductase, encoding MDFTQLLNEFAEARENGFITTKELKDQGKKVIGVYCGFAPWEIITASGAMAAWLCGMSAETIPYAEKHLPANLCPLIKSSYGFAVADKCPYFYFSDMLIGETTCDGKKKMYEFLSDFKPMHIMHLPQNPNAPNSFKYYRSEMVKLKEVIEKQLDVEITDEDIRDRIKIRNRERKALRSFYEIGKLSPPPIRGFDLRRVIQATLFISDKEKEIERIEKLTRDIMEDYEKNGSQVPLSAKRILVTGSPLGDATENIIKIIEENGGVVVCFEMCSSIKDKEEQVREDGDPFDALTERYLKSGCACMSPNNHRMNMISDYIDEYKIDGVIDITLQSCHTYNMEGDRVKHTVNEKGKPYLHLETDYSQETIGQLTTRISAFIEML
- a CDS encoding double-cubane-cluster-containing anaerobic reductase, coding for MEQIKKIVERFINARSDLAMEIAKLKDQEVKIIGTYCSFAPEEIILAANAKVIRMCNTSDEYVIVGEKVLPSNICNIVKSSYGEALSDSPYFNAVDLVIGETTCDGKKKMYEYLESIKPTYVLQLPQKNQGSEESSLWRNEIQRLRENLEKQFNIEILDEKIREAIKIKNTERKTLKNFYESWIKNTELISSKDVFTILTNFGYRLDNEKALEDIKTITEIIKSQPKLDNKGKNNAPRILLTGCPLGQKMERIIGIIEEAGGNLICLETCDWMKDNQDLINEDIDPIDAIAEKYLQIPCPAMTPNNRRMNLISELIDKYNIDGVIDLSLQACLTFGVETVLMKRFITEEKNIGYLNLETNITAAEIGQLRTRIEAFMEIL
- a CDS encoding GGDEF domain-containing protein, with protein sequence MGMCIIKDKHYNIKTCFKAIISFWFIILVSLTLYSNHKISRNVERQVGDRAIILATYIANTLELTDEDIVYLKSLSFEELLKSETNQKFEKNARTIMEISDYKCIYLASRLEEGDTNNSNNIIYILDAADNEGCYNENLRYDKANELFEEVNNTKISNYNFIKTKRGEYINAYAPFYTVEGNYIGLIGVEVSANIFKTIINNYMNIIILYIVINLVIGYIVFFLYKHMKNIYSELEEERIISGIDDLTRVFNRRKFNEISEKLWKDAKEKKEELSLILIDLDYFKEFNDNYGHVTGDALLKAMGSVLKRKAAALDGYTCRYGGDEFLILFPKLDLNQSEIVANEILKEVNNLKLSHEYSPIDRYQTVSIGVASTIPAEGMVIDDLLNEADNALYLSKKYGKNRVSIWNK
- a CDS encoding uroporphyrinogen decarboxylase family protein, whose amino-acid sequence is MGAISIFKCVGKEVEIISDSILEGLNISYEESNKNAYEMAILAKALKEYRNEKYCKLPFCHTVEAEAFGSKVIFDQKVGNRIEKYKINDINLFEDISEIDLNMGRIAEVLRAINILKKNEENVILNITGPFSVATSIMDSGLFYRSVRKNREKINKLLEIIESSIVEFILAGIKQGVDFISFADPVGTMDIVGPKIYKDISGQSTYNILKRVESRLGKTIIHICGKTSTSLEAIGLIEVERIKAEGQDYLDIIKNIKEERKDIKFIGHWCLNLNKSNGEIINCKIK
- a CDS encoding ASKHA domain-containing protein, translated to MPIVKFIKENIDIEVEKGTILLEAIREAKLKIETPCNGMGSCGKCKVIARGRLSETSDRERKIIDENKSERLSCMAIILGEIEVELMENERILKTINKGFSIHVSVDSPVKIKKLPRINEDSSIPYVDYLGYELNSVGLYRKISILEKNNFEELWGVVFEDKLLDIKSHKNNILGIGIDIGTTGISYYLIDLFSGEIIDKLSSLNPQTQYGGDVLTRITYCMENPLGAIKLQELIVDEINNSIKILTGNSYNIDDIYHIIIAANTTMLHLLLGVDPTLLAKAPYRSIFLNPKDFKAKDISIEANDEAILSIIPSASSYVGGDIVSGIMASGFKNDEKAVFIDIGTNGEMAVLKDGMIIATSTAAGPALEGMNIECGCRAQKGAIETFDIDEEFNISYNTIGDDKPLGICGSGLIDIVGALVKRNILLKTGRWNKNLNSKLENRLVDKKFYITEDIYISQKDIRQIQLAKGAIATGVILMLEEIGLNIEEISKIYIAGAFGYHVNPSNMKIIGLIPKGFKGDISFLGNTSLEGTRLALINKGCFKETYNISENIEVLELSLRENFQDVFVSQLNF